One window of the Spirochaetaceae bacterium genome contains the following:
- a CDS encoding glycosyltransferase family 4 protein: MTPMRGMFFWEGSGLQLGRANPYGALLAAALCRHGVELTEGDYRFTRSWLDQSRAACDVLHLNWLDRFYARFDEPRDPDAACERFAEFTENVIHARRLGYRLIWTVHNLFPHERRYPHLDRLVNALVAREADHVIAHCRFAADRIEALYDPPRPVRVIPHGNYLRIFPDTVTREQARARLAIGGAQFVYLFFGNARGYKGVADLIAAFRHAADADSVLALVLRENARSPGLIPELRSLAAHDERIRIHSSRYFPADEFQYFLNAADVAVLPFTAVLTSGTAIQALGFGTPLVVPRLGCLPELVAGGAGLLYDPAAEGALAGALAAARSLDLEAARRAALQRTRELDWDPIAARIAALYRGDAAAGWP; the protein is encoded by the coding sequence ATGACGCCGATGCGCGGCATGTTCTTCTGGGAGGGGAGCGGTCTGCAACTCGGACGGGCCAATCCCTACGGCGCTCTGCTGGCCGCTGCCCTGTGCCGTCACGGCGTGGAGCTGACCGAGGGCGACTACCGGTTTACCCGCTCCTGGCTGGACCAGTCGCGTGCCGCCTGCGATGTGCTGCACCTCAACTGGCTGGACCGCTTCTATGCCCGCTTCGACGAGCCGCGCGACCCGGATGCGGCGTGCGAACGCTTCGCCGAGTTCACCGAGAACGTGATTCATGCCCGCCGGCTCGGCTATCGGCTGATCTGGACGGTGCACAACCTGTTCCCGCACGAGCGCCGCTATCCGCACCTGGACCGGCTGGTCAACGCCCTGGTCGCCCGCGAAGCGGACCACGTCATCGCCCATTGCCGGTTCGCCGCCGACCGCATCGAGGCGCTGTACGATCCGCCGCGCCCGGTCAGGGTGATTCCGCACGGCAACTACCTGCGGATCTTTCCCGATACCGTAACCCGCGAGCAGGCGCGGGCCCGGCTGGCGATCGGCGGTGCGCAATTCGTCTACCTGTTCTTCGGCAACGCGCGCGGCTACAAGGGAGTGGCCGACCTGATCGCCGCGTTTCGGCACGCCGCCGACGCGGACAGCGTGCTGGCGCTGGTGCTGCGCGAGAACGCGCGCAGCCCCGGCCTGATCCCCGAGCTGCGCTCGCTGGCGGCGCACGACGAGCGGATACGCATTCACTCGTCGCGCTACTTTCCCGCCGACGAGTTCCAGTACTTCCTCAACGCCGCGGACGTGGCGGTGCTGCCGTTCACGGCGGTGCTTACCTCCGGAACCGCCATCCAGGCGCTCGGCTTCGGTACGCCGCTCGTCGTGCCGCGGCTCGGGTGCCTGCCGGAACTGGTGGCCGGCGGTGCCGGCCTGCTCTACGATCCCGCCGCCGAAGGCGCGCTCGCCGGCGCCCTGGCCGCGGCGCGCTCGCTGGACCTGGAGGCCGCGCGCCGCGCGGCGCTGCAGCGCACCCGCGAGTTGGACTGGGATCCGATCGCCGCACGCATCGCCGCGCTGTACCGTGGCGATGCGGCCGCCGGGTGGCCGTGA
- a CDS encoding TIM barrel protein, whose product MRVKQSVCFPIFRSAFPSLEELFAAVAANGYRAVEFWAHRGLSADEEFAVAEVASLASRHGLVVASFSGHASLPDGCNDPGNHDRIEAELRASIELAAAHGVPGLICFSGNRLHGQSDYEGLVECARLLRRVAPHAEQHGVNLNMELLNSKVNHPDYLADRSDWGLALCEMVRSPRVKLLFDIYHMQIMEGDVIRSIRRLLPLIGHFHTAGNPGRNELDDTQELNYRGISSAIAATDYDLYVGHEFTPLGDPGEALRTAFAACDAGGDQGG is encoded by the coding sequence GTGAGAGTCAAACAATCTGTGTGTTTTCCGATCTTTCGGTCGGCGTTTCCGTCCCTGGAGGAGCTGTTCGCCGCAGTTGCGGCCAACGGCTACCGTGCGGTGGAGTTCTGGGCGCATCGCGGCCTGTCCGCCGACGAGGAGTTTGCGGTCGCCGAGGTGGCGTCGCTGGCATCGCGCCACGGCCTGGTCGTGGCGAGCTTCTCCGGGCACGCGTCACTGCCCGACGGCTGCAACGACCCCGGCAACCACGACCGCATCGAGGCCGAGCTGCGGGCTTCGATCGAACTGGCCGCGGCGCATGGCGTACCGGGGTTGATCTGTTTCTCCGGCAACCGGCTGCACGGGCAGAGCGACTACGAGGGGCTGGTGGAGTGCGCGCGGCTGCTGCGCCGCGTGGCGCCGCATGCCGAGCAGCACGGCGTCAACCTCAACATGGAGCTGCTCAACAGCAAGGTGAATCACCCGGACTACCTGGCGGACCGCAGTGACTGGGGATTGGCGCTGTGCGAGATGGTACGCAGCCCGCGCGTCAAGCTGCTGTTCGACATCTATCACATGCAGATCATGGAGGGCGACGTAATCCGCTCCATTCGGCGGCTGCTGCCGCTTATCGGACACTTTCATACCGCCGGCAACCCGGGCCGCAACGAGCTCGACGACACCCAGGAGCTCAACTACCGCGGCATCTCCAGCGCCATCGCGGCCACCGACTACGACCTGTACGTCGGCCACGAATTCACCCCGCTCGGCGACCCGGGCGAGGCGCTGCGCACGGCGTTCGCGGCGTGCGACGCGGGCGGCGATCAGGGAGGCTAG
- a CDS encoding heparinase II/III family protein yields MSAPVEHPLGYHRYQPLLVDSATLQRARRRTRTASFQAAWRRLTRETDALLTLDLQPPDEPAGYYHDYFCPHHAIELHFDPGQPGNHRCPVDGQLLAGRRFDAAWRFGANLLLGRAAVLLALRWRLSGDARCLRRAAAILTGYARRYPHYPVGSVRSAAGDGRGRATYQSLDEAHLTVRLARCYDLMAADLDDVNRGMVERDLFGIAIAHLDENRFRRVHNIECWHIAALTAAATVTGNDAIRDQAVHGEFGFHHQIEAGTCRDGMWWEGSSSYHYYTVAALLTTAAFLRARDAGWQAPNRFAAMLTAPLTLVLPDGRMPASNDCWASSSLWGEVCHGVPPAAALYEMAAGWWPQPAYQDLLAAIYRHGERNSEEALLHGPDRVARDGGGAERGLFRPRSDVLPHSGFAMVRSEDPLDRQSLVLLKHGPHGGSHGHPDKLAITLYARGAPAATDLGSQGYGISLHRQWYRQTVSHNTVMVSGRSQLAATGTLCHFASPRAGGAADRRPPPSSRAGGVPRIPATVAEAGVRWSGISSGVYDGVTMRRAIAWRDPYFVDWFHVRCPARRRIDWLLHVHGTLRELHGAALNDRAPVILPRGPGWRHIARRRSVSTAGGGGSVEVHWSLRGGVLQVLFPDERGTALAVGEAPSNPASERLHSLIRTRYARATTFLAVIHPCARPGHLAAAVHGGAHDTVTLEVVVDGRKDRWRLAGADPGRTPAMMPLP; encoded by the coding sequence ATGAGCGCACCTGTCGAGCATCCGCTCGGTTACCACCGCTACCAGCCGCTGCTGGTCGACTCGGCAACATTGCAGCGGGCGCGCCGGCGCACTCGCACGGCGTCGTTTCAGGCTGCCTGGCGGCGTCTGACCAGGGAAACCGACGCACTCCTGACCCTGGACCTCCAACCCCCGGACGAGCCGGCCGGGTACTATCACGACTATTTCTGCCCTCACCACGCGATCGAACTGCACTTCGATCCCGGGCAGCCGGGAAACCACCGCTGCCCGGTGGACGGGCAACTGCTGGCCGGCCGCCGCTTCGACGCCGCATGGCGATTCGGGGCCAACCTGCTGCTCGGACGCGCAGCGGTGCTGCTCGCGCTGCGCTGGCGCCTGTCCGGAGACGCGCGCTGCCTGCGGCGCGCCGCTGCAATTCTGACCGGTTATGCCCGGCGCTACCCTCACTACCCTGTCGGTTCCGTCCGTTCCGCCGCGGGCGACGGCCGCGGCAGGGCGACCTACCAGTCCCTCGACGAAGCGCACCTGACCGTCCGGCTCGCACGCTGCTACGACCTCATGGCCGCGGATCTCGACGACGTGAACCGCGGCATGGTGGAGCGCGACCTGTTTGGAATAGCGATTGCTCACCTGGACGAGAACCGCTTCCGGCGTGTCCACAACATCGAGTGCTGGCATATCGCGGCGTTGACAGCGGCGGCCACGGTAACCGGCAACGACGCGATCCGCGACCAGGCCGTCCATGGCGAGTTCGGATTCCACCACCAGATCGAGGCCGGCACCTGCCGCGACGGGATGTGGTGGGAGGGTTCCTCAAGCTATCACTACTACACCGTGGCGGCGCTCCTGACCACCGCCGCCTTCCTGCGCGCCCGCGATGCCGGGTGGCAGGCGCCGAACCGGTTCGCCGCCATGTTGACGGCGCCGCTCACCCTGGTGCTGCCGGACGGGCGGATGCCGGCGAGCAACGACTGCTGGGCGTCGTCATCGCTGTGGGGCGAGGTATGCCACGGCGTGCCGCCGGCGGCCGCACTGTACGAGATGGCGGCCGGGTGGTGGCCGCAACCGGCGTACCAGGACCTGCTGGCAGCAATCTATCGCCATGGTGAGCGGAACAGCGAGGAGGCGCTGCTGCACGGCCCCGACCGCGTTGCCAGGGACGGTGGCGGCGCCGAGCGCGGCCTGTTTCGACCGCGCTCGGACGTGCTGCCCCACTCCGGCTTCGCCATGGTGCGCAGCGAGGATCCGCTCGACCGGCAGTCGCTGGTGCTGCTCAAGCATGGGCCGCACGGTGGCTCGCACGGCCACCCCGACAAGCTCGCCATCACCCTCTACGCGCGCGGCGCGCCGGCTGCAACCGATCTCGGCAGCCAGGGCTATGGTATCAGCCTGCATCGACAATGGTACCGGCAGACGGTCAGCCACAACACCGTTATGGTCAGCGGCCGGTCGCAACTTGCGGCCACGGGAACGCTGTGCCACTTCGCCTCACCTCGTGCCGGCGGCGCGGCGGATCGGCGTCCACCACCGTCCTCACGTGCGGGAGGCGTACCGCGCATACCAGCCACGGTTGCCGAGGCGGGCGTGCGATGGTCCGGGATCTCCAGCGGCGTGTATGACGGCGTCACCATGCGGCGGGCGATAGCTTGGCGCGATCCCTACTTCGTCGACTGGTTCCACGTGCGCTGCCCCGCGCGGCGGCGCATCGACTGGCTGCTGCACGTGCATGGCACGCTGCGCGAGTTGCACGGGGCGGCCCTGAACGACCGGGCACCGGTGATCTTGCCGCGCGGCCCGGGGTGGAGGCACATCGCGCGGCGTCGATCGGTGAGCACCGCTGGTGGCGGCGGCTCGGTCGAGGTGCACTGGTCGTTGCGCGGCGGGGTCTTGCAGGTGTTGTTCCCGGATGAGCGGGGAACGGCCCTTGCCGTTGGAGAGGCGCCATCGAATCCGGCCAGCGAGCGCCTGCACTCGCTGATACGCACGCGGTACGCACGGGCCACCACGTTCCTGGCGGTGATTCACCCGTGCGCGCGTCCCGGTCACCTGGCCGCCGCCGTGCACGGCGGGGCGCACGACACCGTTACCCTGGAGGTGGTTGTGGACGGACGCAAAGACCGTTGGCGCCTCGCCGGCGCTGACCCCGGGCGCACTCCCGCCATGATGCCCCTGCCATGA
- a CDS encoding Hsp33 family molecular chaperone HslO yields the protein MEKRSLPGDTPAIRLRAHRRDQLYQFLLDSGQVRGAVLHATRMVGEMRANHDLGPLETLVLGQAYVAAGMMCVNLKSPESLTVRIECSGPIGGLAVEGSAHGEVRGYLSRNPIPVQADGGVPRLRDLFGTGPGTLAVTKRLRGGSSPFTGVVDMRYGSLAEDLAYYYATSEQTPSALNLSVSFDGAGHPTGAGGIFIQALPGARHASVREVERRLRDESAIGAAFADGEEPPDLLERVFGAHQPVILARRRVLFMCHCSAERFRHHLAALPRDELEDILESGPLPVVTTCLFCNTTYRFGREIIMQLLKQSR from the coding sequence ATGGAGAAGCGATCCCTGCCGGGCGACACGCCTGCGATTCGACTCCGCGCGCACCGCCGTGATCAGCTCTACCAGTTCCTGCTCGACTCCGGCCAGGTACGTGGCGCCGTGTTGCACGCCACCAGGATGGTGGGCGAGATGCGCGCCAACCATGACCTCGGTCCGCTCGAGACGCTGGTGCTCGGACAGGCGTACGTGGCGGCCGGCATGATGTGCGTCAACCTGAAGTCGCCCGAGAGTCTCACCGTCAGGATCGAATGCTCGGGGCCGATCGGCGGGCTTGCCGTCGAGGGGAGCGCGCACGGCGAGGTGCGCGGCTACCTGAGCCGAAACCCGATCCCGGTGCAGGCCGACGGCGGCGTGCCGCGGCTGCGCGACCTGTTCGGCACCGGCCCCGGCACCCTCGCGGTGACCAAGCGCCTGCGCGGCGGGTCGAGCCCTTTTACCGGAGTCGTGGACATGCGTTACGGCAGCCTCGCCGAAGACCTGGCATACTACTACGCCACCTCCGAGCAGACACCGAGCGCGCTGAACCTGAGCGTATCCTTCGACGGTGCCGGCCACCCCACAGGCGCCGGGGGTATATTCATCCAGGCGCTGCCGGGCGCCCGCCACGCGAGCGTGCGCGAGGTGGAGCGGCGCCTGCGCGACGAGTCGGCGATCGGCGCCGCATTCGCCGACGGCGAGGAACCGCCGGATCTGCTCGAGCGGGTGTTCGGCGCACATCAGCCCGTAATCCTCGCCCGCCGCCGTGTGTTGTTCATGTGCCACTGCAGTGCCGAACGCTTTCGCCACCACTTGGCCGCACTGCCGCGCGACGAGCTGGAAGACATCCTGGAAAGCGGCCCGCTGCCGGTGGTCACCACCTGCCTGTTCTGCAACACCACGTACCGCTTCGGACGCGAAATCATCATGCAGCTTCTCAAGCAGTCACGCTGA
- a CDS encoding Gfo/Idh/MocA family oxidoreductase — translation MPRAGPRACTAPLGWGVIGCGDVVEHKSGPSITAAERSRMAIVMRRNAPPARDFARRHAVAEWTDDAAAVVGNARVDVVYVATPPSSHLQYVRAAAAAGKHVLVEKPMALNAAEARLMVDACAGAGVQLFVAYYRRFQPHVLRMRELLAAGAIGRAAHGCADIAVASVARAVAAGARPWRADPVLAGGGWFVDMASHRIDLLVWLLGAVADAAGVAARYRQDLAVEQSAVAAMRMRCGALCSVSADFHSGRDADRFAIHGACGTLTADPLDGHVVTLATAAASEEIRCTPFPAPHLGLVRHVERVLLDGAPNQASGAEGMVTETVLDRAVRGRAALVRT, via the coding sequence GTGCCGCGAGCCGGGCCCAGGGCGTGCACGGCTCCGCTCGGCTGGGGCGTGATCGGCTGCGGCGACGTGGTGGAGCACAAGAGCGGGCCGTCGATCACGGCCGCTGAGCGCAGCCGCATGGCGATCGTGATGCGCCGTAACGCGCCGCCGGCGCGCGACTTCGCGCGCCGGCACGCGGTCGCCGAGTGGACCGACGACGCCGCGGCAGTGGTGGGCAACGCGCGCGTCGACGTGGTCTACGTGGCAACCCCGCCCTCCTCCCACCTGCAATACGTGCGTGCCGCGGCGGCGGCGGGCAAGCACGTGCTGGTGGAGAAGCCGATGGCACTGAACGCCGCCGAGGCGCGCCTCATGGTGGACGCGTGCGCAGGTGCCGGCGTGCAGTTGTTCGTGGCCTACTACCGGCGCTTTCAGCCGCACGTGCTGCGCATGCGGGAGCTGCTCGCGGCGGGGGCGATCGGGCGGGCGGCGCACGGCTGCGCGGATATCGCGGTGGCGAGTGTCGCGCGCGCGGTTGCCGCGGGCGCGCGCCCGTGGCGCGCCGACCCCGTGCTCGCCGGCGGCGGCTGGTTCGTCGACATGGCCAGCCATCGCATCGACCTGCTGGTGTGGCTGCTCGGTGCGGTCGCCGACGCCGCCGGGGTGGCCGCGCGCTACCGGCAGGACTTGGCGGTGGAACAGTCCGCGGTCGCCGCGATGCGCATGCGCTGCGGGGCGCTGTGCAGCGTGAGCGCCGACTTTCACTCCGGGCGCGACGCGGACCGGTTCGCGATCCACGGAGCGTGCGGCACGCTCACCGCCGACCCGCTGGACGGACACGTCGTGACGCTCGCCACGGCGGCGGCGAGCGAGGAGATCCGGTGCACACCGTTCCCGGCGCCCCACCTCGGGCTGGTGCGGCACGTCGAGAGGGTACTGCTCGACGGCGCCCCCAACCAGGCATCCGGCGCGGAAGGCATGGTCACCGAGACAGTGCTGGACCGCGCCGTGCGCGGGCGCGCGGCCCTCGTGCGGACGTAG